The following coding sequences lie in one Yoonia sp. G8-12 genomic window:
- a CDS encoding FHA domain-containing protein, whose amino-acid sequence MTARLATRAILAPDASNKLLWAASFLDGMLILVAMQILGPLMIALIDLASPWLATATMRLDANLRGAVEAIIGIMSFVLLLIMYWFVTEILLGGRTFGRMCLMMELRQRGGEVPTMAQLTKRGMRKFVTLGFSGMRVSGLDRHDEKNGLAWASPLAPGRLSATRNWKIQVLNGHYAGTSHVVDRLPGYKEKQLITIGRDPAWSNLTLDSEERVSNQHALIRSGTRGWEIKDYGGGRGSSNKTYLNGRPIKPGFWQVIEPKDAIAIANVKIQLVPV is encoded by the coding sequence ATGACAGCAAGACTTGCAACACGGGCAATTTTAGCGCCTGACGCATCGAACAAGTTGCTCTGGGCAGCATCCTTTTTGGACGGAATGTTGATATTGGTGGCGATGCAGATTTTGGGCCCACTCATGATTGCACTGATTGATTTGGCCTCACCTTGGTTGGCAACTGCGACGATGCGATTGGATGCTAATCTACGGGGCGCTGTTGAAGCTATTATCGGCATCATGAGCTTTGTCTTACTATTGATAATGTATTGGTTTGTCACCGAAATCCTTTTGGGAGGCCGCACATTCGGGCGGATGTGCCTGATGATGGAGCTGAGGCAACGTGGCGGCGAAGTGCCCACGATGGCGCAGTTGACAAAGCGTGGCATGCGCAAATTTGTGACCCTGGGTTTTTCTGGAATGCGGGTAAGCGGACTCGATAGGCATGATGAAAAAAATGGGCTCGCCTGGGCTTCTCCTTTGGCTCCAGGCCGGTTAAGCGCCACGCGGAACTGGAAGATACAAGTTCTTAACGGCCATTACGCGGGAACAAGTCACGTTGTCGATCGTCTGCCCGGCTACAAGGAAAAGCAGTTGATCACAATTGGCCGCGATCCGGCTTGGTCAAACCTGACCCTCGACAGCGAAGAGCGCGTTTCCAATCAACACGCTTTGATACGCTCGGGCACGCGCGGATGGGAGATTAAGGATTACGGGGGCGGGCGCGGATCAAGTAATAAAACCTACTTGAATGGGCGCCCGATTAAGCCCGGGTTCTGGCAGGTTATTGAACCCAAAGATGCTATTGCAATCGCAAACGTCAAAATACAACTGGTCCCTGTTTAG